From the genome of Tsukamurella pulmonis:
GTTCATCGCCTCCACCACGTCCCGGGTCTGATACGCCACCGATTCCAGCACCGCGCGACACAGGTGCTCCTTGCGCACGAACCGGGTGAGCCCGACGATCGCGCCGCGCGCGTCGGAGCGCCAGTACGGGGCGAACAGGCCGGAGAAGGCGGGCACGATGTACGCGCCGCCGTTGTGCTCGGCCCGCGCGGCCGCCTCCTCGATCTGCGAGGCGTCGGTGATCATCTCTAGGTTGTCGCGGATCCACTGCACCAGTGAGCCGGTCACGGCGATGGAGCCCTCCAGCGCGTACCGGGCGGGGGCGTCGCCGATCTTGTAGCAGACGGTGGTGAGCAGCCCGTTCGTGCTGTGCACCGGGGTGGTGCCGGTGTTGAGCAGCAAGAAGCTACCGGTGCCGTAGGTGTTCTTGGCCGTGCCCTCCTCGAAACAGGCCTGGCCGAACGTGGCCGCCTGCTGATCGCCGAGAATCCCGGCGATCGGGACGCCCGCGAGCATGCCGTGGGCCCGGACATGGCCGTACACCTCCGACGAGGAACGGATCTCCGGCAACATCGACATCGGGATCCCCATCGCCGCGCAGATGTCGGGATTCCATTCCAGGCTCTCGAGGTTCATCAGCATGGTGCGCGAGGCGTTGGTGACGTCGGTGGCGTGCACGCCGCCGTCCACGCCTCCCGTCATGTTCCACAGCAGCCAGCTGTCGGTGGTGCCCATCAGCAGATCGCCGGCCTCCGCACGGGCGCGAGCGCCCTCGACGTTCTCCAGGATCCAGGTCACTTTGGGCCCGGTGAAGTAGGGGGCGAGCGGCAGGCCGACCGTCGCCTTGAACCGGTCCGGGCCCTCGTCGCCGCCGAGCCGGTCCACGATCTCCTTGGTGCGGGTGTCCTGCCAGACGATCGCGTTGTAGACCGGCTCGCCCGTGCGGCGGTCCCACACCACGACCGTCTCGCGCTGGTTGGTGATGCCGACGGCGGCGATCTGGTGCACCGAGACGTCGCCCGACGACATGGCCGCGGCGACGACCGCGCGGGCGTTGTCCCAGATCTCCATCGGATCGTGCTCGACCCATCCCGCGCGCGGGAAAATCTGCTCGTGCTCCATCTGGCCGGTCGAGACGATCCGGCCGGCGTGGTCGAAGACGATCGCCCGGCTGCTGGTGGTCCCCTGGTCGATCGCCATCACGTAGGTGGTCTCGCTCATCGA
Proteins encoded in this window:
- the glpK gene encoding glycerol kinase GlpK: MSETTYVMAIDQGTTSSRAIVFDHAGRIVSTGQMEHEQIFPRAGWVEHDPMEIWDNARAVVAAAMSSGDVSVHQIAAVGITNQRETVVVWDRRTGEPVYNAIVWQDTRTKEIVDRLGGDEGPDRFKATVGLPLAPYFTGPKVTWILENVEGARARAEAGDLLMGTTDSWLLWNMTGGVDGGVHATDVTNASRTMLMNLESLEWNPDICAAMGIPMSMLPEIRSSSEVYGHVRAHGMLAGVPIAGILGDQQAATFGQACFEEGTAKNTYGTGSFLLLNTGTTPVHSTNGLLTTVCYKIGDAPARYALEGSIAVTGSLVQWIRDNLEMITDASQIEEAAARAEHNGGAYIVPAFSGLFAPYWRSDARGAIVGLTRFVRKEHLCRAVLESVAYQTRDVVEAMNADAGTDLTELKVDGGMTANALLMQFQADQLGVPVVRPQVAETTALGAAYAAGIAVGYWAGEQDVVDNWAEDRRWTPETDDAERERLYRNWKKAVKRTLDWVDDDVL